AGCCATCGAAATCTTTTTCAGTATGTCGGAGACACAAAGGAACACGCTTATTCCTTGCAACTCCGCATCTCTTTCAGAGGGTCTCATGCCTGGTACCACAAACAGGCTACACATGCCATATGGCACGGGAGGATTGGTGCTGATGGGTTTGTGATTTGAAGCAGCAATACCCTCGTAACATGGGGCAATGGAGCACTATGCTGCAAGCACTATGAGCATATTCATTGCTTTGAATTATAAGCTCATACCATTTGGTCTTTTTTCTGTTTGCCTTACCCAAGGAGCACGCTGTAGTATGATCTTAACTGTTCTTGGGGTTTTAAGCTTATCATGTAGCCTGTTTCATGCATCTTTTCCTCTGAATACTAAAACTTCAATGGTGTTTTCAGTGATCATTAGTATGATCTTAACTGTTCTTGGGGTTTTAAGCTTATCATGTAGCCTGTTTCATGCATCTTTTCCCCTGAATTCTAAAACTTCAATGGTGTTTTCAGTGATCATGAGGACCCCAACTTTTGATGGAAATAGTTAAAACAGTTGCCTTTTGATTTCACTTCATGTTGAACTGGAAAATTTAACTGAAAGAGCTATCCAAAATTAAGTCGCTCTTGATTTCTTTTGCTGTTGGCTTATCTGGGTGGACTGGTCCCTAGTAGCATCTTTTCCTCTTAGGTTCGCTGCGTTTTTTCTCAGGTTTCCATGAGCAGAAGGCTGCGCCTGGACTCTTACATGGTGGTTTAGGCTGTGTTGCTTGGCCATGAGCTTTGTCTATTGCTGTCCTAACTGGGACTTGTGCTTTGTGTCTACGTTGGCAGCTTTGTCATTTGTTTCCACCCATTGTGGGTCAGCAATTGTTCTGAAGCACTCGGCTAGCATTAGGATTTGTAGGAGCTTCATAGTTGTAAGTTGTATTAGCACTTAGCTTAGGAAACTCATGAAATTTTCACATATTTCTTCTGACAAGCGTCTCAAATCTTCAGCATGACACATTACCTCACAAGGAGCTGCTGTCATACTGCATGCCCATTTGTTTACAGCAACTTGATGAGTTGCTCAGAATTGTGAAGCAAATCTGTATGCACCGTTTAAGTGCTTGTTTCTAGCATGGACGTGGCACCATTATGGTTTACTGCTTCCTTGATGTGAGTCTTTGACCAGTAGCTTCATTATAAGCTTTTGATTCTCCTGGAGTTCAAAAACTTTTAAGTGATCCAAAACTTTCTTATCCAAGTGGCAGGGTGGTCAGAATTCTTCTTAACTATATTTTTTTGCTTTCCCATTCTCAAGCAtaagaagttattatttgaAGATTGATGGAGTCATAACATAACAGCAAGCGAGGCAGTTTACATCTTTGAGGGTTGGCTATCTCTTCTCATGAGGAGATGGAGTCACATATTTATGATATTAACATAAGTAGTGTCCATAGAGGCCTGTAGCAAAGTTGTGCCGGATCGGAATTTGTTACTTTGATTAGAGTTTAGTGCTTTGTTCTACACTCTTTTATTGGACAGCTCTTCTTGCTAGGGAAGACTTGTGGATTCGAATTTCCTAAAAGTTCAGGATGAACTTAGGTGGGAGATGATGAGAAGATAGTGTGCTACTATATTTGTTGAGCTATCCTAAATCCGATTTTATAGTACTTTGTGAtgcttgtttttttcttttttgatgtaaAAGATGGAAGATCCATTAGAATTTCATTAAGATCTTTGTATTGTATGTTGAACTGGCATTTTTATGATGAGGAGATTAAGGGGTAGTATTTGATGTTTGTTGTTCTATATTTTGATGTAGAAAAGGTTGACGATCTAGAAAGGTGTtctctttcatatttttatccTCAAGACTTGCTAGACTTATGGTTTGATGGTTGCGTTGAACTAGCTCCGTTTTCCCATCAGATTTTTCCATTTTTAACTtattgacttcttgtttttagGCTGCATTTGATATCTGGGATAAGTTGGGGGTTATCCTGTCAAACACCTCAAAAGGCCACTGATCAGTCTTTGTGGAATAGAATAGAATTATTCCATAGATTAGTGGGCAATTTATTCCTTTTAATTACAATTTTTCTGTTGTCTACTTTGTAAACACACCAAAAAAGGGAGAGCAGTTCTATTCATATAATAAAATCCAAATAATTACGAAAAACTGATGGAGTCATTTATTCGTCCACTTAGTCCTCCAACCGAAAAGTAATGAATTCCCTAGAATAGACTATTCCATCTACAGTGAAGGGGATAACTCTCCAAAAATTATCTCCTCTCCTAAACTCAGCCTTGGTGTTTTCCTTACTGTTACTTTTGTTTCGTTATTACATTTCCATGACTGACAATAGATACTCTCCTCGCCCTAATTTTAAGCCTCATGTTCATTAAATTTACTTATGTTTGCACTATTATCAGTCTCAGATGCATTAGATTTTCTTCTATATGTGCTACTATCAAACTAAGATGCATTAGTttccttctctccctcctcACTGATTTCTTCCCCTGTGGTGTTTTTCCTGTAACACTACATGATCTTCATAAAATGTTCATTGGTAATGCTAATCTTCTTTTCTCAAAAATGAGGCACTAGTTCGCTCTTTTGAGGATACTACTCTCAGCTTGAAACACAAAATCAACATTAATCATTCATCAAAGTTTTACTTTTAATTTGGATTGACATGATAGGCCTTTCGAAGACCCCCAAAGCTCTCTATCCTGATAATGGTGAGATATGATCTTGAATTTATGGTACAACAATAtagaatttttttccaaaactacTTATCCTTAAATTTTAATATCCACATCGACTATTTGTGGATTTCTGTTGGCTGATCATCATCTTGGAAGATTTGGATATGGATCTGGATAGTTTCGACAATGGTGGGGTCGATAGCCTTCACTTGTTTGACTGTTTCTATGGTGCTCAAAGTTGCAAACATTGTGGTAGCAAACATTAAAGTTTTTTCAGTAGTTGTTGTGTTGTTGCTTTTGGCATTTTCTCAACCCCCCACAGGCCAAAAACAGATAAACAGAACCAAACAAAAAAGTAAAATTTGGGAGAAAAGAACAGTAGAGAAGCTTTCTTGCTGTTTCCTCCTGTTAGTGAGCCAGCCCAAGACTGTCTTCACGCCTATAGTTATGTGCAGTTATTAGCCTTAAGTTGTTATCTGTCCTCCTGTGGTTTAAAGTTACTGTTACTGTTAGAAACTTCAGGGGATGTTGGGGCATGATATGGCTGAACGTGGATCTATATTGGCTAAAATGAATCAAAGAGGAGTCCATTTTCCTGCTGATTGGGACAACTTTGATATATACTGGAGAGAAATGGAGAAAATGTGACATTATGGTGTGGAAGAATATTTGGGCTGAGCATAGTCCCAAATCAAATTAGTGACAACGTTGGATTGCTGCTACCGATTACCAAACCAATTTTGATTAGTTTATAAGCTATTACTGTGTCTCGCAGAACGGACTTAAGGTCTTGTAACAGTATGCAAGTTAGGCTTCTCATTGAACCAATATATAGTAGTTGGTTAAAAGTGCAGCAATATCAAGACATTTTGTAATATATAACTACAAAATCAACTGGACCTGTCTCCCCTAAAAAAAATGTCTTCAAAAAATCCTTATTTCTGCATGAGATATGTGGATGTTTTGTGAGAGGTTGCTATCATAAATGTGTTTTTGTTCATAAATCATTTTGCTCGAGTCTTTGACTAGATCAGTAGTGTCAAAAAAATATGGTTATATGTCATTTTTACATGCATCTACTTTAAATCACTAATAAACAGTATTTCAGCGCTTTTTCGCCGCAAGCTGGATTAATCTCCGGCAGTCCTCTGGTGATGTTTAGTGCTTTCCAGGGTTCAACAGGTTATTATGTTTGTCATATCAGGTAACTTACATATGGCTTTTGATAGGGATCATGATTTTTTTCAATTAGTTGAGAAGAAATTGGATAATTTTGGCCATGCTTAATTGTTAATTTACAAATATTGAGATCAGAAAAGTAACAAACTTATTGATGATCAACCTGGTAGTCATAGTCTTATTATGTTCAGCTTCTCTGTTGACACATATTTTGAAGCTGGAAAGagaagagacagagagagagagatgcatcAAGCAGAGAGTATCACAACCCTACCTGCCACTCTTAAAAGTGAAAGAATcctaagaaaaagaaggctgaaagctatcacttcttttttttttgggtgggggTCCAGAAAAGTATCACTTCTTTTTATTAATACTTCTAGTGCATGATGTGTGCCAATCCTTGAAAGAATCAATGGCTTTGTTGAGTCCAAAGTAATGGCAGAGTCTATGATCCAGTTCATGCTATTTGCGTGATGGAAAATAGTAGGAACTGGTTCTTCCTCAAATGAATATTCTttattttctccctcttttctcaTTTCAACATGTCATGTGCCATTGCTCAGGGATTCCTTCTGCTACTCCTAACCAAACTGCCATAGCAAAGGACAACTCTTTGTCCTTTCCTCTTGCATCTTTAGAGGAGACAACTTTCCCACCGGCTTGTTATTTTTGACCCACTTGTCCAATATTCTCTAGTTCATAGAGTGTTAAGAATGAGGCACTACATAAATACCTAAGGTGACAAGGTATATTAGCGAAATATGATCAAGATAAGCTTATGAGATTAAGACACACATGAGCTGTGGTCTTCTTAGGACTTGGGATATATACCATTTGAATTGCTGCATGGTGTTGTTTGCAGTAAGACAAGAAGTGTCACCTGTTAACTTCACAATCTTAACACCTATTTCTCTGTTTCTTCTCCTACATGCATCACCTTGAATCCGTTCCTACATGCTACAAAGTTGGTTTCCTGCCCGTGACAGGCAGGTTTTTAGACAATCCAAACAAGCCACCAACTATCTTTTGGCGCATGTGAAATATTTAAATCTGCAACACTGTTATTTCCAGTATACCTGAGATTCTTTTCCCTAAAATCAGAGTGTCTCACTGGCTAAAACTGAGCTACTGTGTATTGAAAGGGAGTAAAGCTTACGAGAACCAAGAAATGGCAGGGGCTCTCCTCCTAAGTAGCTAGCAATAAAGTAAGGCATTCATGCAGAATCAAATGAAAAAAGGAGCATGAGAAGAAGATAAAGTTAGAGCCAGCTACTGCTGCCACATCATATAATAACACCATACGGCTTACATTTCTCAATCGACAagcacaaaaaaaggaaaaagaaaaaactagaaGAGCAAAGTAGAATGACAAAAAGAGGCGCAGCTGCTGCTTTAGTAACACCTCatgactctctctctcccccccccccccccccccttcctcctctctaccaaaaaaaaaagaagcaaatgaCTACTTAGCCTACCCCGCGCAGGGCTACCTAATCCAAAGGTTCAAAGTGGCCTTCCTCTTTTCACCACACCAAGCCTAGTAGCTCAAATGGGACAATGATAATGAAATCCAGGTTCATGGGTCATACTTTGGTCTCATTTCACATAGGAAAGGCTTTGTAGCTGATAGTACAGCTTCTCATGGGCCATAATGGTGGTGGCGGCGATGGTGATGGCCAGTATAAGACGGCAAGGGCGACGGAGAGGGAGCGATACTGGAGATGCTTGGAATGGTGTAGTTATGAACAGTGGTGGGGAATGGAGTAGTGGACGGAGCCGGAGTCCTGGTAGGGAGGGGAAGACCtagtggtgatggtggtggtggtggtggtggacattGGTAGCACTTGGTGAAGAGGCCGAAGGTGTCAATTTGGTGGACGAAATTGGTCACACTAGCCCAACCCCCGAACCCGAATCCCACCACCAGCACCCAACCCACCACAAATGCGTTGATCGTGTACATGCCAATCCACCTCCCGACAAACCTCGGTGGCGGCTCCACTGCGTTCTGCAAGGCACCACAAAAGACGTGTTAGCGTCCATAGAAACCTATACTTAATTATAGACTCCTAGGATTTGGGATGCCTGCTTGCTTAAAGATGATGGTATTGCTTTTGCTTCATGCTCTGAATTTTCACGCACTACAAAGCATATATTGCTAAAGTAATCCACTAAATTCGGTTTTGCAATGAGATTTCCTTAATTACATGTTTGCAtgcatttaaaatatatattttttgtacaGAATTAAAGATTAACTCGGAAAAGACTACAAACTAACATTAGGTACAACAAGTTGCTTTCCTCCAAAAAAGTGAGACAGCCAAgtccatatattaaatatatttagtGTAATAAGATCTATTTTGCGGGCCCCATTCGTTTCTTTGTACTAAGTGGACTTGGCTTTTTGTATTAAGTGGATGCGGAAATCTTGTCTGACATGCAAGCAAGCATAATAAAGTAGATATTAGTTAGTGAGTTTGCTATCAGGCTTTTAGAGACAAAAAGTAATGTGACCTTTCAGAGGGGCTTAATAGAAATAGTTCTATCTGTCAAGGGTTTCTATGCAATAATGAATTTTCTTAAGAATTGCTTTTGGGGGGAAAAAAATGACCTCCCGGGCTGAGGCGGAGCGGAAGGTGAGCATATGGGCTAAGGAGGGGATGATGTAGACGGTGAAGCTGACGAGGAGGGAGCCGACGGTGGAGTTGATGGGGCCGAAGAAGGGGAAGATGATGGCCAGGAACCAGATGGGAACCACGACGGGGAGCCGCGCCGCCGCCCGCTTGCACAAACTCCGGCAGTCGTGGAGCCCCACCAGCTTCtcccacacgaagtagagaggCGTACACGCGAACCCGAACGTGATGAACTGGTGGATCAGCATCAGCACCACCGCCGCGTCTCTCCACGCCGTCCGCGGCAGCAAAGCGAAAGCATTCGAGTGGTCGAGTAGTAGGTCGCCGAACGCCCAGTAGACGCTCGCCGCCGATGGCAGAGTCAGCGTCAGCACGTACAACGTTGCGAGCAAGTAGATGGCCTTGAACTTTTGAGGCTTCCACATAGCATGCATGATCTCCCTGATGACGATATATGTATAGTTTTTATCTTGTTAGTACTCGTGAGCTAATTCAGCTAGTGTTATTATTAGCATCAGTAACACTATTTGTTACTTGTAGAAACAcagtaaaaaaaaagggattgtgCAGGAGGTCGATTGGTCGAGATGCATCTGTCTTAGTCTAGCATGCAGGTGCCAACAGTAGATGCTACTGCCTCCTGCCTTAAAGGTGGTAGTAAAGCTAAGCTTGTTTGACTGTCAAAACTTACCATGGATGTGACAGTGGGAACTCGTATACCTCATCATGCTAATACTATttcacacagagagagagagagtcttgggattctagcttagaaGAGGTTGGAGCACTGTGTTTGTGATTAATGGatgagagaggaaagaagagagcAGAAGAGAACAAATGTTGCATGCAGctgtcttttctttattttggaaTAAGATGATTAAAGAGAGCATATGAACAGGTGTACGTAAGAAAACCTCAGGACCCTTTTTGACATGGTGAAAGTTATCTATCTTTGATGGTGCATTAATGATATTTCTTCAAAGTAAATAAAGATAAGATAGGAGTGAGAGTGCTGTGATTAGGttggaggggaggaggggtatAGTGGTCCCATTATCTGGTCAAAGAAGCAGACAGGTTCAGATGATGCATGCATCACAAGcgataaaaaaattcagaaaaaaaagaaagataagaagaagcGGGCAGATCACGCCAGATGGGCAAGTGGGtttgtttatttttgttattttgatgTAAGAGTTGTCGCCTTACACTGTAACAGCGTGGCCACCGAAGGTGTAGAGAATGTTTGTGGCGCCAGTAAAGTAGAGAACGAGCTTAGCCGGTCCCGAATGCTTCACTCCCTCCACCTGGCGTCATTTCACCACCCAACATCCCACGTTTCAAGAGACAAGCTaaagaagaagaaccaaaaGAGAAATGGGCTTGGCGATCTTGTGATTCTCAAGAAGACTGCATACCTGGCCATGAAGGAGGGAAGCAACAGTGAGATACCAGGCAGTGTAGGTTGTCATTAGGAGGCCGAGGAAGGACCACATCCTGTAGTTGTGGAAAGATGGGATGAACACTGTGGTGGCACAGCAAGCCCCGAATATATAAGTCCATGTCCTCTTGTCCAGCTTGTCATTGATATAGTATATGTTGCTGCCACAAAGCAGACACGGAGACAACAATAGATCAGCTCTCTACGCTTTAACCTTCTTTCTAATAATCTTTAAGATAACAAAAttaataaagcaaaaaaaaaataaaaatgaacaaGAGCAGCAAATACCTAGCACAAGCAATGAGCTGAATGACAGATCCAAATAGAAGAAAAGTGCAGTTGAAGGCCAAACCCACATTCCTCCAGTGCTTCCCTAGAAGCCCATCTAACACCTCGAACcacttttttcataaaaaatgcaacaaagaaacaaaatgCCAGGTAAGGAAGTGGCCATCGACAATTTCTAAGCTTAAACAAAGAAAAGTGGAGAGAGCAGTACCTGAATGACATGGTTCCTGAAGTtcaccttctccctctccttccgaGTCCTATACTCCACATAGAGAATGCTGATAAGGTAAGCCGTCCAGCTCCCCATGAGACCATAGAACAGTTGGAAAAGGATACCACTCATCATGCCCAGCTGTGAAAAGGAATATGGCAGTGTAAGCAGCACCTGGGCCACCTGAGAACCAAACCATACCAAATTAAGTCTTAGTCCATATTGGGGCGAGAAATGAGAAGAACGGAAGGGAAACAAGTAGGGAAAGGGTGCGTGTTGAACCTGGTTGGAAGCACAACTGAACCAAGCGTCATAGGCGGAGCCGCCATGCCAGAGGAGGCTGGAGAGCCTTGACTTGACGGTCTTGGACTCCCCCTCCTGCTCCATCTCTATGTACCTTCCCACCATCACCGTCTCCACCACCTTGTCCTCGTTCCCGTTCGAGGCCGACTCCATCTTCCGCCTTGGCTTTGCGTACTCTCTCTTCTAGCTCAAAGTGCTCTTGTTAgttattcttctttctctctctctctctctctctctctctctctctctttcccttccTTGTTTGAGAACTAGCTGACGAAATGGGATGACTAGCAAGCTACCGTTTGGACTCCAAGTGGGAAAGAAGGGGGTTGGTCTTCTATTTATACTGCGAGTGGTGGGGAAGTGAGGTAGTTTTGAGAGGGGTTcatgagctctctctctctctctctctctctctctctcacgcagctcagaagagaagaaaagagtgaGGGAAAACCGGCTTTAAGGAGGAAACAGCCTGGTTTTTGGACCGTTggttttttaaattaaataaattttaaaatttgcaGTGATGGTAGCGTGGTTATCCTGCTCCGCACGGCCGGCTCGCCCCGGTTCCCGAGTTAGTCCTCCACACCCGGACCACACCATCGTTCGCGGATCGTGATTAATTAAGAACAAAGCCATTTAAAATTGCTACGCAGCTTGTTAAATATTCCACCACCTTCCTCCCCCACCCTTAAAACCTCAACCCACATCGGTTACTCCCCGGATAggtcttgaatacttatataagatcaaaaaatccaaataatactaaGATAAAGCTTGGCTCAACCCACGGTCGCTTATTGGATCCATTCGCTTTAGAGGCAAAAGCCGATCCAACCCAATTCGGTCATGTATTCCTCCTCATCCATTGCAGGCCTGGGGGGGATCATGGTTTCTTTCAATTCGGATCCAGTTTATTCTATAACTCTGTAATTTCCCCCTGTTTGAACCAGCTTGTAAACACTATTAACATTGTTCGGTCCAACACCAACTCAAAAATTTCCTTCAACAACTAGGAGAGGAGGGATTATATCAACCACACCACTGATATCAATATTGGGTAATTATACCCATTTCTACAAGCTATCTAAAGATACAAAGGTATATTTGGCTGCCCAATTTGACCGAGAGTTCAGGTTACTCTAGGTTTGAGTTTGGATGGATCGGAACCCAGTGAGCCCCTGATATTACCATTAATTAACTTATTGTCTGGCACGTCCATGATGGTGATGGATGGCTATGATTGCCGAACTTTTATTTGTCTCGTCAATTGTGGGTAGGGGGGCGCAAGGGCAAATAAAAATCACTTCCATTGTTTTGAATTGGGTCCGTGTTAATCTCGGAACTGGAGAGACGAATTTCCCATGGCAACGGACATGTGCGAACGGTGGAAAGGAGGAAGACCGCATGATTGCATCCGAGCGAGCGTGTTCGCTTTAATGTGGGGGAGGGGCCGAAGGCTGTGGACGGCCACCAAAGGCGCTTTACCACATGGGGGGCCGAAAAGAAGAAATGGGCCCCACCGCATATGTCACGTGGGGGCCCACAAGGCGGATCGAGTGTTTGGGCCGTGCGCCCCGGGGAAACGGCAAGCCCCGCAGTAACATTCCCTCTTTTCCCTTATTgtgtttccctttctttttgtcCTCTCAACGCCTGGTGCTCCACCCCTTCTATTGGAACGCATCCCACACACCCCACATGGTGGAATTCTTTTATCCCCAACTTGTGTGTCACTTCTTACatcaatatataaatatttgggGCTGCACCATCTTCATGACATATTTGTCATGCCTATTCTTTCTTGCCCTTATTAACTCAAAAATAGTGGAGGTCATAACTCAAAACAATCATGCAATTTGATATAATGCTGAAagctgggattttttttgttttgatacCTTTTTCCCTGACCAGGCTTGTTAAAGTTGTTGGGAGATTCATGTTTGAAGCATGATGCTCCAAACCTCTCACCCTAAAGACACAAGTTATAAGTCCACTATTTATCAAAGTCAGGTGAGCaaaacagagtttttttttttggataaaaacaGCATTTCATATAGATCTCACATGAGTACAGCTAGAcaagtcaaaaaaaagaaaatgatacaAAAGAGAAGGGATATCATGCCGTATATCTAAAGATGGAGAAATAACCAAACTTCAGTTTAGCCATTTGTTTCAGCGTGATTGGTTACACAGAATTGATATTATGCATCCACAAGGTCTGCACCAAAAATTGGACAAGGAATTGTATATCTTGGACCTCTCAAAAAAATGTATATCTTGATTCGATGTCAATGTTGTCAGTATACCAATTAATTCGCATTCTTTCAATAGTTCAACATGCTAATGCAAAACAAGATGAGCAATGTTGGGCAATAAACTATTAGTAGAGAAAGGATCATCGATATTTAAACTTTAAGCAATCTTTGTAAACCGTTTATGTTTGTCTGCCTATGCTTGTTTGTTAAAATCAAGAGTTGATGAAATTTACAACTTTCTCCTTCTTCGCCTTCATAACTTTGTATAAGCAGCATTAAATCAGGGCATCATTTTGGGTTTCTCTCAAGATGATTATACTCTTCATATAATTGTATGTTTCATAACTATTTACGAAGACGGGGTTGAATAACAATGAGCAGATAATTAAGTTCATGTTTAATTCTTGGAAGAGGTGATTCCAAGTGTTTGTTATGGGTAGTTCTTTATCCTTCATTTGAAACAACTGGCTACTCTTCCACAAGTACTCAACAAGGGGAAAATGAATCATGTTTGATAAGGAATTCAACTCTAGGGCCATTAGCTTTTTCGTTTGAACCTTGTGTGAAAATAAGAAGAAGATCAGCATTTTCTCAGGAAAAagaagccagaaagacagtttaatatgtttttttttttggagtaaaTGGAGACTAATGGGGAATAGTCTAATATGTTAAAACTACAAATTCTTTAACCATATTTGCTGCATCACTGCATGCACTATTTGTTTATCAAGTTACCTACTAAAATCTTTCAAAATCACATGAATTGAAACAGTAACGAGCACACATTATTTATCTTGGCGTCCGATCCCTCTAATGCCATGATATATGTTATTTACTCTAGTCTTATGGTATTAGTTGATCTTGTGGTGACAACGTTCATTATAGCAATACATACTACGTCATATCTGGCATTCTGATGATAGTAGGAATTATAAGAATATTTGACAACATTACAGCTACGAACATTCGAACTTTAACGGAAATTTAGGTTTAGCTTCATGGTAGGTCCGCACAATCATCGCAAGTTAGCATGTCTTTGACAATTCCAGTCGACCTAAATGCTAGGATTACGTATACAAATATTCAAATAATAGCTTGCTTTTGCACATGCTAACGCTAAATTTTGAAATCAGACTCTTTCTAATTGCACTACCTTTGTCTTTTGTTAAGAGTTCTTCCATTAGATCATGCCTGCAAAATTCTAAAGCTTTGGCTTGTCCATATACAAAAGCATGCTGCAGTGAGGTTATGTTCTTTGTAGCTAATTTTGGATTGGTAGTTCATACCATATGATTAGCAATGATTGAAGCGCCACTGCTTCAGTCTCTGCTTATATTATCCTCTTATTCCTGTTCTCAACATTGATATGCTaaaaacttttcatcacaaaggTGTACTAAAGCTGGTTTCAAATTGCTTTAGTGGTgctgttttcaaaagaaaagccTTTACAAGAT
Above is a genomic segment from Phoenix dactylifera cultivar Barhee BC4 chromosome 2, palm_55x_up_171113_PBpolish2nd_filt_p, whole genome shotgun sequence containing:
- the LOC103706152 gene encoding auxin transporter-like protein 2 encodes the protein MESASNGNEDKVVETVMVGRYIEMEQEGESKTVKSRLSSLLWHGGSAYDAWFSCASNQVAQVLLTLPYSFSQLGMMSGILFQLFYGLMGSWTAYLISILYVEYRTRKEREKVNFRNHVIQWFEVLDGLLGKHWRNVGLAFNCTFLLFGSVIQLIACASNIYYINDKLDKRTWTYIFGACCATTVFIPSFHNYRMWSFLGLLMTTYTAWYLTVASLLHGQVEGVKHSGPAKLVLYFTGATNILYTFGGHAVTVEIMHAMWKPQKFKAIYLLATLYVLTLTLPSAASVYWAFGDLLLDHSNAFALLPRTAWRDAAVVLMLIHQFITFGFACTPLYFVWEKLVGLHDCRSLCKRAAARLPVVVPIWFLAIIFPFFGPINSTVGSLLVSFTVYIIPSLAHMLTFRSASARENAVEPPPRFVGRWIGMYTINAFVVGWVLVVGFGFGGWASVTNFVHQIDTFGLFTKCYQCPPPPPPPSPLGLPLPTRTPAPSTTPFPTTVHNYTIPSISSIAPSPSPLPSYTGHHHRRHHHYGP